One Penaeus monodon isolate SGIC_2016 chromosome 37, NSTDA_Pmon_1, whole genome shotgun sequence genomic region harbors:
- the LOC119596281 gene encoding translation initiation factor IF-2-like: MKSWQLVGVAVLCLAAAVEPRSVDVGRVRPRSRPVPPSGYRTVQSSASRPSAPAETPAPPPPAETLLKPGFKIVTELPKPKPGFYLNRQFGSDARERKAKALASDGGAAGLPRPKEAFFLNRQFQPDYKPRRPKDQPAKVIEENGRYWKVVGLPEPDESFYLNRQFRNNPATPKKVSSDPVAKKEIFLVKESTERPRVVQTPSPGTVEQGVRIASGQTAPQRPKPSASFYDAFRAPRPSTAPQASRRPSPPQPANPSAVGVAPVSGLRQGGGQRGQPQQTQAVEAPSGTSGSRRRTHLVTAQARPQRDEAPSAGTGFSCHGRPYGYYADVESGCRDYHICNPVSFAGKFVQYYKYSFSCGPGMQWDSQANSCVPAALATPCT, encoded by the exons ATGAAGTCCTGGCAACTCGTcg GAGTTGCTGTGCTGTGCCTGGCGGCTGCTGTAGAGCCGCGCAGCGTGGACGTGGGTCGGGTGAGGCCACGCTCTCGCCCCGTGCCCCCGAGCGGGTATCGAACCGTCCAGTCATCAGCGAGCCGTCCCTCTGCTCCTGCTGAGACTCCTGCTCCCCCGCCTCCTGCAGAAACCCTCCTCAAGCCCGGCTTCAAGATTGTGACTGAACTGCCCAAGCCCAAGCCCGGCTTCTACCTCAACCGACAATTCGGCTCCGATGCCCGGGAGAGGAAGGCCAAGGCTCTCGCGTCCGACGGCGGGGCCGCGGGCCTCCCTCGCCCCAAGGAGGCCTTCTTCCTCAACCGCCAGTTCCAGCCGGATTACAAGCCCAGGAGGCCCAAGGACCAGCCTGCGAAGGTGATCGAGGAAAACGGCCGATACTGGAAGGTCGTCGGGCTTCCGGAGCCAGACGAATCCTTCTATCTGAACCGTCAGTTCAGGAATAACCCCGCGACTCCCAAGAAGGTGTCCTCCGACCCTGTCGCGAAAAAGGAAATCTTCCTAGTGAAGGAAAGCACCGAAAGACCTCGCGTGGTCCAGACTCCATCGCCAGGCACCGTTGAGCAGGGCGTGCGCATCGCCTCCGGCCAGACGGCGCCGCAGCGGCCGAAGCCCAGCGCCAGTTTTTACGACGCCTTCCGTGCGCCTCGTCCCAGCACGGCGCCCCAGGCCTCCAGGCGCCCCTCACCGCCCCAGCCCGCAAATCCCTCTGCTGTCGGCGTCGCGCCAGTGTCAGGCCTTCGGCAGGGGGGCGGGCAGCGAGGGCAGCCGCAGCAGACGCAGGCGGTGGAAGCGCCCTCTGGCACCTCGGGATCGAGAAGGAGAACCCACCTCGTGACGGCCCAGGCGCGCCCTCAGCGGGACGAGGCGCCGTCCGCGGGCACAGGCTTCAGCTGCCACGGGAGGCCGTACGGTTACTACGCCGACGTCGAGTCCGGTTGCCGGGACTACCACATCTGCAACCCCGTCAGCTTTGCCGGAAAGTTCGTTCAGTACTATAAATACAG